In Phlebotomus papatasi isolate M1 chromosome 1, Ppap_2.1, whole genome shotgun sequence, the following proteins share a genomic window:
- the LOC129799325 gene encoding putative serine/threonine-protein kinase STE20-like, producing MRSFWRNCQKSPKSKQINCENLCKMFGYNPSDYEVRAELATCCNGIASVYLAKHTSGQLVAMKKFRMDRAKEESISIRDEILIMRQFNHPNILSFFTAFVDNFDVFVIAPFMPFRSCRDTMTNSCVTGFPEVIVVLILKDILHGLEYLHKKGFIHRAIRASHILLDHDRAVITGFRQATSLLSHGERVRSLHNLPANSTKGLIWLAPELLEQDLLGYTEKSDIYSVGITTCELCNGIEPFANMPTTFMLTEKIRGNQPTLLDFSTCPTEDMIVQGLDPSDTFMAQTRQIYGQKKLSDNIHKFAEVCMQRIYQESLIASCRQPIDRPNVSQLFNHPVFKQTKHTSLSEQLTNYGIQAVDYSQHCDENLKLVQDLSDMNLSAGSAFEWDF from the exons ATGCGGAGTTTTTGGAGGAACTGTCAAAAATCACcaaaatcaaaacaaataaattgtgaaaatttgtgcaaaatgtTCGGATACAATCCCAGTGATTACGAAGTCCGGGCTGAATTGGCAACATGCTGCAATGGGATAGCTTCGGTGTATCTGGCCAAACACACATCCGGTCAATTGGTGGCCATGAAGAAATTCCGGATGGACAGAGCAAAGGAAGAGAGTATTTCAATCAGG GATGAAATACTGATTATGCGACAGTTCAATCATCCCAACATTTTGTCCTTCTTCACGGCTTTTGTGGACAATTTTGATGTCTTTGTGATTGCTCCTTTTATGCCTTTTCGCTCCTGCAGGGACACAATGACCAATTCCTGCGTCACAG GCTTCCCGGAGGTGATAGTCGTGCTCATCTTGAAGGATATCCTCCATGGATTGGAGTATCTGCACAAGAAGGGCTTCATCCATCGTGCCATCCGTGCCAGTCACATTCTCCTGGATCACGACAGAGCTGTTATCACTGGCTTCCGCCAGGCCACGAGTCTCCTGTCGCATGGAGAACGTGTCCGGAGCCTCCACAATCTGCCCGCAAACAGCACAAAGGGGCTCATTTGGTTGGCTCCGGAGCTCCTGGAGCAGGATCTGCTGGGCTACACGGAGAAATCTGACATCTACAGCGTAGGCATTACAACCTGTGAGCTGTGCAATGGGATTGAACCCTTTGCCAATATGCCAACGACGTTTATGCTGACGGAGAAGATTCGGGGCAATCAGCCAACTTTGCTGGACTTTTCGACGTGTCCGACGGAGGATATGATTGTCCAGGGACTCGATCCGTCGGACACCTTCATGGCACAGACCAGGCAGATCTACGGCCAGAAGAAACTCTCGGACAACATTCACAAATTTGCAGAAGTCTGTATGCAAAG AATTTATCAG GAAAGTCTCATTGCCTCTTGCAGACAACCAATTGATCGCCCAAATGTCTCGCAGCTCTTCAATCATCCCGTTTTCAAGCAGACCAAGCACACGAGTCTCAGCGAACAACTGACCAATTACGGCATCCAGGCTGTGGATTATTCCCAACATTGTGATGAAAATCTCAAGCTAGTGCAGGACCTTTCCGACATGAATCTCAGTGCGGGAAGTGCATTCGAGTGGGATTTCTGA
- the LOC129800041 gene encoding myosin-2 essential light chain — translation MANYSEDQLAEFLEAFNLFDNRGDGKIQLNQVGECLRALGQNPTESDVKKCTHQLKPDERISFEVFLPIYQAISKARSVDTADDFIEGLRHFDKDASGFISTAELRHLLTTLGEKLTDDEVEQLLSNQEDSQGNVNYEEFVRMVMSG, via the coding sequence aATTCCTGGAGGCTTTCAATTTGTTTGACAATCGCGGAGACGGGAAGATTCAACTGAATCAGGTGGGGGAGTGTTTGAGGGCACTGGGGCAGAATCCTACGGAGTCTGATGTGAAGAAGTGCACGCATCAGTTGAAGCCGGATGAGAGGATCTCCTTTGAGGTCTTCCTGCCGATCTATCAGGCAATCTCCAAGGCGCGTTCCGTCGATACGGCCGATGATTTCATCGAAGGCCTGAGGCACTTTGACAAGGATGCCTCGGGCTTCATTTCAACGGCTGAACTTCGGCATCTGCTCACCACGTTGGGCGAGAAGCTCACGGATGACGAAGTGGAGCAATTGCTGAGCAATCAGGAAGATTCCCAGGGCAATGTCAACTATGAGGAATTTGTCCGAATGGTCATGAGTGGTtag